The following proteins are encoded in a genomic region of Hymenobacter siberiensis:
- a CDS encoding RagB/SusD family nutrient uptake outer membrane protein, with the protein MKLTISPKFASSALLLTLGLLSASCGKKFLDESPSDQVTDANFYKTTTDAIQATNAIYSELGKGGQYNYALWGIGDIGSDISYTGGGGGGDGIEQQQLDNYNIPATNPLTSRLWGGCYIGIGRANIVLQKVPAMQIDPAIQARSIGEAEFLRAKYYFDLVRAFGDVPLLTTPPTTVAEVNVPRTPAAQVYALIEKDLLDAITKLPASYSGDELGRATKWAATGLLAKVYLTEDKMAEAATQARTVINSSGKSLWANYGDNFKVGNENGKESLFEVQYVAGRNQYTFDGLGFVGNEFFGPRGQGIVPQGGYGFNIPEDAFVAGYEPGDLRRDVTIWKPGDAYPDGRTQPASLPGSPRGYGCKKWFIGKVNTNIWDSELNIAVLRLAEMYLIMAEGVGPTAEGLEAINKVRRRSFGEAVGTAGPHDLAAGLSATAFKTAVWRERKYELAFENDRWFDMKRTGELLLYTVKGVKPFNIVLPVPQSERDVNPALTQNTGY; encoded by the coding sequence ATGAAACTCACCATTTCTCCTAAATTCGCCAGCAGCGCGCTGCTGCTTACCCTCGGCCTGCTCTCGGCCAGCTGCGGCAAGAAGTTTCTGGACGAGTCGCCCTCCGACCAGGTGACCGACGCCAACTTCTACAAAACAACCACCGACGCCATTCAGGCCACCAACGCTATCTATAGCGAGTTGGGTAAGGGCGGGCAGTACAACTATGCCCTGTGGGGCATCGGCGACATTGGCTCGGATATTTCCTACACCGGCGGCGGCGGGGGCGGCGACGGCATTGAGCAGCAGCAGCTCGATAACTACAACATTCCGGCCACCAACCCGCTCACTTCGCGCCTGTGGGGAGGCTGCTACATCGGCATTGGCCGGGCTAACATTGTGCTCCAAAAGGTGCCGGCCATGCAGATTGACCCGGCCATTCAGGCCCGCTCCATTGGCGAGGCCGAGTTCCTGCGGGCCAAGTACTACTTCGACCTGGTGCGGGCTTTCGGCGATGTGCCCCTGCTCACCACGCCGCCCACCACGGTGGCCGAAGTGAACGTGCCCCGCACACCAGCGGCACAGGTGTATGCCCTGATTGAGAAGGATTTGCTCGACGCCATTACCAAGCTGCCGGCCTCGTATAGCGGCGATGAGCTGGGCCGCGCCACCAAGTGGGCTGCCACCGGCCTGCTGGCCAAGGTGTACCTCACCGAGGACAAAATGGCGGAGGCCGCCACCCAGGCGCGCACCGTTATCAACAGCAGCGGCAAGAGCCTGTGGGCCAACTACGGCGACAACTTTAAGGTAGGCAACGAGAACGGCAAGGAGTCGCTCTTTGAGGTGCAGTACGTGGCGGGCCGCAACCAGTACACGTTTGATGGCCTGGGCTTTGTGGGCAACGAGTTCTTCGGGCCCCGCGGCCAGGGCATTGTGCCCCAGGGCGGCTACGGCTTCAACATTCCCGAAGACGCCTTTGTGGCCGGCTACGAACCCGGCGACCTGCGCCGCGACGTGACCATCTGGAAGCCCGGCGATGCCTACCCCGATGGCCGCACCCAGCCGGCTTCGCTGCCGGGCTCGCCCCGCGGCTACGGCTGCAAAAAATGGTTTATCGGCAAGGTGAATACCAACATCTGGGACTCGGAACTGAACATTGCGGTGCTGCGCCTGGCCGAGATGTACCTGATTATGGCCGAAGGCGTGGGCCCCACGGCCGAGGGCCTGGAGGCCATCAACAAGGTGCGCCGCCGCTCGTTTGGGGAAGCTGTTGGCACGGCTGGCCCGCACGATTTGGCCGCCGGCCTGAGCGCCACGGCCTTCAAAACCGCCGTGTGGCGTGAGCGCAAGTACGAGCTGGCGTTCGAAAACGACCGGTGGTTCGACATGAAGCGCACCGGCGAGCTGTTGCTGTACACGGTCAAGGGCGTGAAGCCCTTCAACATTGTGCTGCCCGTTCCGCAGTCGGAGCGCGACGTGAACCCCGCCCTCACGCAAAATACTGGCTATTAA
- a CDS encoding PKD domain-containing protein codes for MKNILRTAVLGVLMTPLLLTSCKKAGDDSKLEGPVPTSTFTSQVNTTEFPTVVSFTSTSTAGFLYQWNFGDNSIASGPTVMHTYPRGGSYQVELTTAGRGGTGISAKQTVTIADPCANATFSKVVNCAGSGIRVWAFSSQPGAIVRETAGGVPISTSTTLPACQLDDQFSFSSAFTINYNSAGQTFQNGACGASLNFATDFVFRPNASGNPQIVLKGKKTFLGLTDSVVNKTYDVLEATDTRLRLRGTNPDGTRTTLTFAPYDATAPYKLLLTGGSSKTWLLDNAADAPIVVGTEAAPTSYFAGVLAGQLPACQSDDEYKFSNTNIFSYDAKAETFSANGYSCQAPQTGTSPFVFGPSAGTGLAQFTLTRMGAFIGATDASVTERVYRILSIDAQHMVLRAGSGLNGGTVFTIKLVAK; via the coding sequence ATGAAAAATATACTTCGTACCGCCGTGCTGGGCGTGCTGATGACGCCCCTGCTGCTGACTTCCTGCAAGAAAGCCGGCGACGATAGCAAGCTCGAAGGCCCCGTGCCCACCTCCACCTTTACCTCCCAGGTCAACACCACCGAGTTTCCGACCGTGGTGTCCTTCACCAGCACCAGCACCGCCGGCTTTCTCTATCAGTGGAACTTCGGCGATAATTCCATCGCCTCGGGGCCTACCGTGATGCACACCTACCCCCGCGGCGGCTCCTACCAGGTAGAGCTGACCACGGCCGGCCGCGGCGGCACCGGCATCTCGGCCAAGCAGACCGTGACCATTGCCGACCCCTGTGCCAATGCCACCTTCAGCAAGGTGGTGAACTGCGCGGGCAGCGGCATCCGGGTATGGGCGTTTTCGAGCCAGCCCGGGGCCATTGTGCGGGAAACGGCCGGTGGCGTGCCCATTTCGACCTCCACCACGCTGCCCGCCTGCCAGCTCGACGACCAGTTTTCGTTCAGCAGCGCGTTTACCATCAACTACAACAGCGCCGGCCAGACCTTCCAGAACGGAGCCTGCGGCGCTTCGCTGAACTTCGCGACCGACTTCGTGTTCCGGCCCAATGCCAGCGGCAACCCGCAGATTGTGCTGAAAGGCAAAAAGACCTTCCTGGGCCTCACGGACTCGGTGGTGAACAAAACCTACGACGTACTGGAAGCCACTGATACCCGCCTGCGCCTGCGCGGCACCAATCCCGACGGTACCCGCACCACCCTCACCTTCGCGCCCTACGATGCCACGGCCCCCTATAAGCTGCTGCTCACCGGCGGCTCTTCCAAAACGTGGCTGCTGGACAATGCCGCCGACGCCCCCATTGTGGTAGGCACCGAAGCCGCGCCCACCTCCTACTTTGCCGGCGTGCTAGCCGGGCAGCTGCCCGCCTGCCAGTCCGATGACGAGTACAAGTTCTCGAACACCAACATTTTCTCCTACGATGCCAAGGCCGAAACCTTCTCGGCCAATGGCTACTCCTGCCAGGCTCCCCAGACGGGCACCTCGCCCTTCGTGTTTGGGCCGTCGGCCGGTACGGGGCTAGCGCAGTTCACCCTCACGCGGATGGGTGCCTTCATTGGCGCTACCGATGCCTCCGTCACCGAGCGGGTGTACCGCATACTGTCCATCGATGCCCAGCACATGGTGCTGCGCGCTGGCAGCGGCCTCAACGGCGGAACCGTATTCACCATTAAGCTGGTTGCTAAATAG
- a CDS encoding glycoside hydrolase family 16 protein gives MFKLTPASRRSLYLSTSLLLALSMAACTEKGSSFTPAPTTPTTPTTAANEDARAYADYTELIWSDEFTGGALDQSKWAYELGGGGWGNNELQTYTNSADNVYQAGGSLVIQARGAAGSYTSGRLVTKGKQSFQFGRIDVRAKLPKGKGVWPAIWMLGADIDQNNWPRCGEIDIMELRGSQPQQFLSTMHFGNSVPDHRYKGTTQVMNMDLSADFHIYSMVRSKDQMRFFVDGQQYYAFTGADASPYPFNYPFFVVLNVAIGGDFDGNPDGSTAFPQQMQVDYVKYLQYK, from the coding sequence ATGTTTAAATTAACCCCAGCTAGCCGCCGCAGCTTGTACCTCAGCACCAGCCTGCTGCTGGCGCTGAGCATGGCCGCCTGCACTGAAAAAGGCAGCAGCTTTACACCGGCTCCCACTACCCCAACGACTCCGACCACCGCCGCCAACGAGGACGCCCGCGCCTACGCCGACTACACGGAGCTCATCTGGAGCGACGAGTTTACCGGCGGTGCCCTCGACCAGAGCAAGTGGGCCTATGAGCTGGGCGGCGGCGGCTGGGGCAACAATGAGCTACAGACCTACACCAACTCGGCCGACAACGTGTACCAGGCAGGCGGCAGCCTCGTCATTCAGGCCCGGGGGGCGGCGGGTTCCTACACCTCGGGGCGCCTCGTGACCAAGGGCAAGCAGAGCTTCCAGTTTGGCCGCATCGATGTGCGCGCCAAGCTGCCCAAGGGCAAGGGCGTGTGGCCCGCCATCTGGATGCTGGGGGCCGATATCGACCAGAATAACTGGCCCCGCTGCGGCGAAATCGACATCATGGAGCTGCGCGGCAGCCAGCCCCAGCAGTTCCTCTCGACCATGCACTTTGGCAACAGCGTGCCCGACCACCGCTACAAAGGCACCACCCAGGTGATGAACATGGACCTGTCGGCCGATTTCCACATTTACTCCATGGTGCGCAGCAAAGACCAGATGCGCTTCTTCGTCGACGGGCAGCAGTACTATGCCTTCACCGGGGCCGACGCCAGCCCTTACCCCTTCAACTATCCATTTTTCGTGGTGCTGAACGTAGCCATTGGTGGCGATTTCGATGGCAACCCCGACGGCTCTACCGCTTTCCCGCAGCAGATGCAGGTGGACTACGTGAAGTACCTGCAATACAAGTAA